From the Maioricimonas rarisocia genome, one window contains:
- a CDS encoding HD-GYP domain-containing protein, translated as MFRTDHGNERTLEVILVLTSLALACLLYYSDSAQIVVLNLFYLPIVLAGFFLGRYRSGALALLSVIAASIVITCDLTRFSVAQSPVLVILSVMVWGAALGLTSILVGTLCEDRNARTLEAHEAHVGVVEVLSRYLQSADPVLQTHALTVVKLCEQVAVRLRLSHKEIDDLRVAAMLMDMENIEITARVIRKAVGELEDGSETAGAKTIHGTELVRSLGSVLSGAFPMVLAQVERNERRRTELPLGARILHATRAFVELSCPRNGGPTLAPAEAIEELRLDTDAGYDPSVLFVLEQIVCDDSAAVPPANSTTSRDLPVACARG; from the coding sequence ATGTTCCGCACAGACCACGGCAACGAGCGTACGCTCGAAGTGATACTCGTCCTGACGTCGCTGGCACTGGCATGCCTGCTGTACTACTCCGACTCTGCACAGATTGTCGTCCTCAATCTGTTTTACCTGCCGATCGTGCTGGCCGGGTTCTTCCTCGGCCGGTATCGCTCCGGAGCACTGGCCCTGCTGTCGGTGATTGCGGCTTCGATCGTCATCACCTGCGACCTCACACGATTCTCCGTCGCGCAGTCGCCCGTTCTGGTCATCCTCTCGGTGATGGTCTGGGGCGCTGCGCTCGGCCTGACCTCGATCCTGGTCGGAACCCTGTGTGAAGACCGGAATGCCCGTACGCTCGAAGCTCACGAAGCCCATGTCGGCGTTGTCGAAGTCCTTTCGCGGTACCTGCAGAGTGCCGACCCCGTCCTGCAGACCCACGCCCTGACCGTCGTCAAACTCTGCGAACAGGTCGCTGTCCGACTTCGGCTGAGCCACAAGGAAATTGATGATTTGCGGGTCGCGGCAATGCTGATGGACATGGAGAACATCGAGATCACGGCTCGCGTCATTCGCAAGGCGGTCGGTGAGCTCGAAGACGGCAGCGAGACGGCCGGAGCGAAGACAATTCACGGCACCGAGCTGGTTCGTTCGCTGGGATCGGTCCTCTCGGGCGCTTTCCCGATGGTGCTCGCCCAGGTCGAACGCAACGAGCGAAGGCGGACCGAACTGCCGCTCGGCGCTCGCATCCTGCACGCGACGCGGGCATTCGTCGAGCTCTCCTGCCCCCGGAACGGAGGCCCGACGCTCGCCCCCGCTGAAGCCATCGAAGAACTGCGGCTCGACACCGACGCCGGCTACGACCCGTCCGTCCTGTTCGTTCTCGAGCAGATCGTCTGCGACGACTCGGCAGCCGTCCCGCCGGCGAATTCCACAACTTCGCGCGATCTTCCCGTCGCATGTGCCCGCGGCTGA
- a CDS encoding formylglycine-generating enzyme family protein, with product MVEIRSLIPRRLMLAIAVVCLGVATSSSLSGRLFAGEGDDEKYLRSPDSIATTEAEMKPYTQKLRDTEISFDMVPIPGGTFLMGSPPDEPNRGEDEGPQIRVKVDPFWMGKHEVTWDEYDTWRLELDKRLRQFAGRETDNIDKIADAVTRPTPEYTDMTFGMGHDGYPAISMTQLAAKMYCQWLTAKTGQYYRLPTEAEWEYACRAGTTTAYSFGDDPEKLDEYAWWYGNSPEGYQKVGLKKPNPWGLYDMHGNVAEWCLDQYLPDFYSRFDADKVHAFPLAIPTELYPRVARGGSWYDEEPELLRSAARAKSDPDWKIQDPQLPQSMWYHTDAEFVGFRVVRPLNPPSEEDIKKHVLFPDIPEELIK from the coding sequence ATGGTCGAGATTCGCTCATTGATACCGCGTCGATTGATGCTCGCGATTGCCGTCGTCTGTCTGGGAGTGGCCACTTCCAGCAGTCTAAGCGGTCGCCTGTTCGCGGGCGAGGGGGATGACGAGAAGTACCTCCGCAGTCCCGACAGCATCGCCACCACCGAAGCCGAGATGAAACCGTACACGCAGAAGTTGCGGGATACGGAGATCAGCTTCGACATGGTGCCGATTCCCGGTGGCACGTTTCTCATGGGCAGCCCGCCCGACGAACCGAATCGCGGTGAAGACGAAGGACCACAGATTCGCGTGAAGGTCGATCCGTTCTGGATGGGCAAACACGAGGTCACCTGGGACGAGTACGACACCTGGCGCCTCGAGCTGGACAAGCGGCTGCGGCAGTTTGCCGGTCGCGAAACGGACAATATCGACAAGATTGCCGATGCTGTCACCCGTCCGACGCCCGAATACACTGACATGACGTTCGGTATGGGACACGACGGCTACCCGGCGATCAGCATGACGCAACTGGCCGCCAAGATGTACTGCCAGTGGCTGACCGCCAAGACCGGTCAGTACTACCGCCTGCCGACCGAGGCCGAGTGGGAATACGCCTGCCGGGCCGGAACGACGACCGCGTATTCGTTCGGCGACGATCCCGAAAAGCTGGATGAGTACGCCTGGTGGTACGGCAACTCGCCGGAGGGATACCAGAAGGTCGGTCTGAAGAAACCGAATCCGTGGGGGCTGTACGACATGCACGGCAATGTCGCCGAGTGGTGTCTCGATCAGTACCTGCCCGACTTCTATTCGCGGTTCGACGCCGACAAGGTGCATGCGTTTCCGCTGGCGATCCCGACCGAGCTGTACCCGCGCGTCGCCCGCGGTGGTTCCTGGTACGACGAAGAGCCGGAACTGCTCCGCAGTGCGGCCCGCGCGAAGTCGGATCCGGACTGGAAGATTCAGGACCCGCAGCTGCCTCAGAGCATGTGGTACCACACCGACGCCGAGTTCGTCGGATTCCGTGTCGTCCGTCCGCTCAACCCGCCTTCCGAGGAAGACATCAAGAAGCACGTGCTGTTTCCGGACATCCCGGAAGAGCTGATCAAGTAA
- a CDS encoding FAD:protein FMN transferase, with the protein MVGTCRAFSVAICLLLVGQPGLAAAAETLQRFEFLQIRMGIPVSLTVYGADEQVANNAARAAYARLREIDRIMSDYDPDSELMRLCRESRPGHPVTVSGELFHVLSESVALSRRTDGAFDVSIGPVVRLWRQARRKRAMPDPEQLARARESVGFEAICLHPERKTVELRKSGMRLDLGGIAKGYAAEEARRILAEHDLKRVLVDAGGDIVAGDPPPDRPAWTIAIQPLKRKDGETAQILRLANVAVATSGDAYQYVEIDGVRYSHIVDPATGLGLTQSSSVTVIAPDGMTADSLASAVSVLGPKVGLKLIEQTKGIEALIVVAGPDGPVAHESSGFDRYRSRPVTDASR; encoded by the coding sequence ATGGTGGGAACCTGTCGAGCGTTCAGCGTGGCGATCTGCCTGCTGCTGGTGGGACAACCGGGACTTGCCGCCGCGGCGGAAACACTGCAGCGATTCGAGTTTCTGCAGATCCGCATGGGCATTCCCGTAAGTCTTACAGTATATGGGGCTGACGAACAGGTCGCAAACAATGCTGCCCGTGCCGCCTACGCCCGACTGCGGGAGATCGATCGCATCATGAGCGATTACGATCCCGACAGCGAGCTGATGCGGCTCTGTCGCGAGTCGCGCCCCGGACACCCGGTGACGGTCAGCGGCGAGCTGTTTCATGTTCTCTCGGAGTCGGTCGCCCTCTCCCGCAGGACCGACGGTGCCTTCGACGTGTCCATTGGTCCCGTCGTGCGTCTCTGGCGGCAGGCGCGACGAAAACGGGCGATGCCCGACCCGGAACAACTGGCTCGTGCCCGCGAGAGCGTCGGTTTCGAAGCGATTTGTCTCCATCCTGAGCGGAAGACCGTCGAGCTCCGTAAGTCCGGAATGCGACTGGACCTGGGAGGAATTGCCAAAGGCTACGCGGCCGAGGAGGCACGACGGATCCTGGCCGAACATGATTTGAAACGCGTCCTCGTCGATGCTGGTGGCGATATCGTCGCCGGCGACCCGCCGCCGGACCGACCAGCGTGGACCATTGCGATCCAGCCGCTTAAACGGAAAGACGGCGAAACGGCGCAGATTCTGCGGCTGGCGAACGTCGCTGTCGCCACCTCGGGGGACGCGTACCAGTACGTGGAGATCGACGGCGTCCGTTATTCGCACATCGTCGATCCTGCGACCGGACTGGGGCTGACTCAGTCGAGCAGCGTCACTGTCATTGCGCCAGACGGCATGACGGCCGACAGTCTGGCCTCGGCCGTCAGCGTGCTCGGACCGAAAGTAGGCCTGAAGCTGATCGAGCAGACGAAGGGCATTGAGGCCCTCATCGTCGTTGCCGGTCCCGACGGACCGGTCGCACACGAGTCGTCCGGTTTCGATCGCTATCGAAGTCGGCCAGTCACCGACGCGTCCCGGTGA
- a CDS encoding Gfo/Idh/MocA family oxidoreductase: protein MSNPSRRDFLKHSSVAAASAGVLASVGSRAFADSDDTIRIGLVGCGGRGTGAAVQALKTAGNVKLVAMGDAFADQLDNSLNNIERQTRKDDTAHVAVDDEHKFVGFDAYRKVIGSDVDLVILATPPGFRPLHFEHAVANGKHVFMEKPVATDAPGVRQVLEAARVAKEKNLKVGVGLQRHHQPCYLDLVERVKNGEIGDVLAMRVYWNGGGVWEPRRTRDEVASEMEYQMRSWYYYNWLCGDHICEQHIHNLDVGNWILGGYPVKANGMGGRQVRTDKRYGEIYDHHAVEYTFADGRTMISQCRHIRGCWNSVSEHGHGSKGMVHLSSNPRSCRIEYANGDVYQFKGDTKTPYQIEHDDLFAAIREGRSYNEAVNGAMSTMTSILGRMCTYSGKELTMDEALNKGRSVMPPNVADLTFESTPPTVPGEDGSYPIPMPGSTNVLES, encoded by the coding sequence ATGTCGAACCCGTCCCGCCGCGACTTTCTCAAACACTCGTCGGTCGCAGCCGCCAGTGCCGGCGTCCTTGCCAGCGTTGGCAGCCGGGCCTTCGCCGACAGCGACGACACCATCCGCATCGGTCTTGTTGGTTGCGGGGGCCGCGGAACGGGTGCGGCTGTGCAGGCGCTCAAGACCGCCGGCAATGTCAAGCTGGTCGCCATGGGTGATGCGTTTGCCGATCAACTCGACAACTCGCTGAACAACATCGAGCGGCAGACCCGCAAGGACGACACCGCGCATGTCGCCGTGGATGACGAGCACAAGTTCGTCGGCTTCGATGCCTACCGCAAGGTGATCGGCAGCGACGTCGACCTGGTGATTCTCGCCACCCCCCCCGGCTTTCGTCCGCTCCACTTCGAGCATGCCGTTGCCAACGGCAAGCACGTGTTCATGGAGAAGCCGGTTGCCACCGACGCTCCCGGCGTTCGGCAGGTGCTCGAAGCGGCCCGCGTCGCGAAGGAAAAGAACCTGAAGGTCGGCGTCGGCCTGCAGCGACACCACCAGCCCTGCTATCTCGACCTCGTCGAACGGGTCAAGAACGGCGAGATCGGCGACGTGCTCGCCATGCGGGTTTACTGGAACGGTGGCGGCGTCTGGGAACCCCGCCGGACCCGCGATGAAGTTGCCAGCGAAATGGAGTACCAGATGCGAAGCTGGTACTACTACAACTGGCTGTGCGGCGACCACATCTGCGAGCAGCACATCCACAACCTCGACGTCGGCAACTGGATCCTGGGTGGTTACCCGGTGAAGGCCAATGGCATGGGTGGTCGTCAGGTGCGGACCGACAAGCGGTACGGTGAGATCTACGATCACCACGCCGTCGAGTACACCTTCGCCGACGGACGCACGATGATCAGCCAGTGCCGTCACATCCGCGGCTGCTGGAACAGCGTTTCGGAGCATGGCCACGGCTCGAAGGGAATGGTGCACCTGAGCAGCAATCCCCGCAGCTGCCGTATCGAGTACGCCAACGGCGACGTGTACCAGTTCAAGGGTGACACGAAGACGCCGTACCAGATCGAGCATGACGATCTGTTCGCCGCCATCCGCGAAGGCCGCTCCTACAACGAAGCGGTCAACGGTGCGATGAGCACGATGACGTCGATCCTCGGCCGGATGTGCACCTACTCCGGCAAGGAACTGACGATGGACGAAGCCCTCAACAAGGGCCGCAGCGTGATGCCGCCGAACGTCGCCGACCTGACGTTCGAGAGCACCCCGCCGACCGTCCCGGGCGAAGACGGCTCGTACCCGATTCCGATGCCCGGCTCGACGAACGTCCTCGAGTCGTAG
- the dnaE gene encoding DNA polymerase III subunit alpha: MSQPPPFAHLHCHTHYSLLDGANRIPDLVQQVKNLGMNACAITDHGNLYGALEFFETCKANDVNPVLGYEAYVAPGHRTDRSASRMKEAAFHLTLLAMNRTGFKNLTKLASKAYLEGFYYKPRIDKELLAAHSEGIICLSGCASSELSRLLLAEEWDKGQNLVQWYVETFGDRFYMEIQDGGVEIQQSCAEATIELANRMGLPLVATNDAHYLCDSDAAMHDVLLCVNTKSYRSDTNRMKIDTDQLFIRSPEQMYEAFSSLPDAVARSQEIADRVDVDLDLTTRHFPVFQPPPGKTDVEYLREVCEEGLRWRYGENPDPVYQERLDFELGVIERMGYSSYFLIVWDFARFAIAEEIPCTARGSACGAIVAYLLGLSDVCPIKYDLLFERFLDPSRSEAPDIDIDFCRDRRELVIQYVKDKYGSENVAQIGTFGTLKAKAAVRDVARALSIPLKRADEIAKMIPDTLNIKLKDALKESGELKEQYDQDPQIKELIDMAMALEGLAKSAGTHAAGVVIADKPLDEYVPLQKLSGKEDILTQWTDVEKAGLLKMDFLGLRNLSILDKAVKNVEKHRGIKIIPRDLPLDDKKTYALLQRGETKGIFQLESGGMRDLLTKMKPDKFADIIATSALYRPGPLEGGMVMTYVNVKHGREPVPTVHPIVDEVLAETYGVMVYQEQVMRILNRLGGIELASSYRCIKAISKKKHSIIAGFHEQFLKGAAENNMAKEQAQEIWNLIEKFAGYGFNKSHSTAYGAIAYQTAYLKAHYPHEFMAALLSCGMESSDRISEHTDDCRRMGIEIIPPDVNTSDVDFSVVVEEVESEDGEGPPEYRRRISYGLGAIKGVGENAMHAMVAERDENGPFKDIFDLCERVDPKLFNKSVLETLIKAGALDNFGPSRPQHMLVTDRAVQAAAARHRDKARGQMSLFGDGGSSEPEEGGDDAEPASIPPADDWTHSQKLAYEKETFGFYLTSHPLTEFADELATMAAHTVADLRDLDDGKEVSVGGMISSIKKAATKKPSRNGNSRYVNFDLEDASGVVRCIMWPDDYARVGEKVVSDAIVIIKGRIDARGREPNLIVNKLLTLEEAEKTFTKQVAIKFRRGYHTEMDMRRVNDILARHPGKTPVVLVVETWPEEAPSDDPANGNGNGNGTATLAPPAPPKTNKRLRCFLSTQAAVSAKPELKKELTEALGEGSFRFTAEPGGRD, encoded by the coding sequence ATGAGCCAGCCCCCTCCCTTTGCTCACCTGCACTGCCACACGCACTACAGCCTGCTCGACGGCGCCAACCGCATTCCCGACCTCGTGCAGCAGGTCAAGAACCTGGGAATGAATGCGTGCGCCATCACCGACCACGGCAACCTGTACGGGGCGCTGGAGTTCTTCGAGACCTGCAAGGCGAACGACGTCAATCCGGTTCTGGGCTACGAGGCGTACGTGGCACCGGGCCACCGGACTGACCGCAGCGCCAGCCGGATGAAAGAAGCCGCCTTCCACCTGACGCTGCTGGCGATGAACCGGACCGGGTTCAAGAATCTCACCAAACTGGCCTCCAAGGCGTACCTCGAAGGGTTCTACTACAAGCCTCGCATCGACAAGGAACTGCTCGCGGCCCACAGCGAGGGGATTATCTGCCTGTCCGGCTGTGCCTCCAGCGAGCTCTCACGGCTGCTGCTGGCCGAAGAATGGGACAAAGGACAGAACCTCGTCCAGTGGTACGTCGAGACGTTCGGCGACCGCTTCTACATGGAGATTCAGGACGGCGGTGTCGAGATCCAGCAGTCCTGTGCCGAAGCGACGATCGAACTCGCCAACCGCATGGGGCTGCCGCTCGTTGCAACCAACGACGCGCACTACCTGTGCGACTCCGATGCGGCGATGCACGACGTGTTGCTGTGCGTGAACACCAAGTCGTATCGCAGCGACACGAACCGGATGAAGATCGACACCGATCAGCTGTTCATCCGGTCTCCCGAACAGATGTACGAGGCGTTTTCCTCCCTTCCTGACGCGGTCGCCCGCTCGCAGGAAATCGCCGATCGCGTCGACGTCGACCTCGACCTGACGACGCGTCACTTTCCGGTCTTCCAGCCGCCGCCCGGCAAGACCGACGTCGAGTACCTCCGCGAGGTCTGCGAAGAGGGGCTGCGGTGGCGGTACGGCGAGAACCCCGATCCGGTCTACCAGGAACGCCTCGATTTCGAGCTGGGCGTCATCGAGCGGATGGGCTACTCCAGCTACTTTCTGATCGTCTGGGACTTCGCCCGCTTCGCGATCGCGGAAGAGATCCCCTGCACGGCCCGTGGCTCGGCCTGTGGAGCCATCGTCGCCTACCTGCTGGGGCTCTCCGACGTCTGTCCGATCAAATACGACCTGCTCTTCGAGCGATTCCTCGATCCCAGCCGGTCGGAAGCGCCCGATATCGATATCGACTTCTGCCGCGACCGTCGCGAACTGGTCATTCAGTACGTGAAGGACAAGTACGGCAGCGAGAACGTCGCCCAGATCGGTACCTTCGGCACGCTGAAAGCCAAGGCGGCCGTGCGCGACGTGGCCCGTGCGCTCTCGATTCCGCTCAAGCGCGCGGACGAGATCGCGAAGATGATCCCGGACACGCTCAACATCAAGCTGAAGGATGCGCTGAAGGAGAGTGGCGAACTCAAGGAACAGTACGATCAGGATCCGCAGATCAAGGAACTGATCGACATGGCGATGGCCCTCGAAGGTCTCGCCAAGAGCGCCGGCACCCACGCGGCCGGCGTCGTGATTGCCGACAAGCCGCTCGACGAGTACGTCCCGCTGCAGAAGCTTTCCGGCAAGGAAGACATCCTCACGCAGTGGACCGATGTCGAGAAGGCCGGTCTGCTCAAGATGGACTTCCTGGGTCTGCGGAACCTGTCGATTCTCGACAAGGCCGTCAAAAACGTCGAGAAGCATCGCGGCATCAAGATCATCCCCCGCGATTTGCCACTCGACGACAAGAAGACTTACGCCCTGCTGCAGCGCGGCGAAACGAAGGGGATCTTCCAGCTCGAATCCGGCGGAATGCGTGACCTGCTCACGAAGATGAAGCCGGACAAGTTCGCCGACATCATCGCCACCTCGGCCCTGTACCGTCCCGGCCCTCTCGAAGGGGGCATGGTGATGACGTACGTGAACGTCAAGCACGGCCGCGAACCGGTCCCGACCGTTCACCCGATCGTCGACGAAGTGCTCGCCGAAACCTACGGCGTGATGGTCTACCAGGAACAGGTGATGCGGATTCTGAACCGGCTCGGCGGCATCGAGCTGGCCAGTTCCTACCGCTGCATCAAAGCCATTTCGAAGAAGAAGCACTCGATCATCGCCGGCTTCCACGAGCAGTTCCTCAAGGGAGCTGCCGAAAACAACATGGCCAAGGAGCAGGCTCAGGAGATCTGGAACCTGATCGAGAAGTTCGCCGGGTACGGCTTCAACAAGTCGCACTCGACGGCCTACGGAGCGATCGCCTACCAGACGGCCTACCTGAAGGCGCACTACCCGCACGAGTTCATGGCGGCCCTGCTCTCGTGCGGCATGGAAAGCAGCGACCGGATCAGCGAGCACACCGACGACTGTCGCCGCATGGGAATCGAGATCATCCCTCCGGACGTCAACACGTCCGATGTCGACTTCAGCGTCGTCGTCGAGGAGGTGGAATCGGAAGATGGCGAGGGACCGCCGGAATACCGCCGCCGGATCTCCTACGGTCTGGGCGCCATCAAGGGCGTCGGCGAGAACGCCATGCACGCAATGGTCGCCGAGCGCGATGAGAACGGTCCTTTCAAGGACATCTTCGACCTCTGCGAGCGCGTCGACCCCAAACTGTTCAACAAGTCGGTTCTCGAAACCCTGATCAAGGCCGGAGCTCTCGACAACTTCGGTCCGAGCCGGCCGCAGCACATGCTCGTGACCGATCGGGCCGTGCAGGCGGCCGCTGCACGCCACCGGGACAAGGCCCGCGGGCAGATGTCACTGTTTGGCGATGGAGGATCGTCCGAGCCGGAAGAGGGAGGAGACGACGCCGAACCCGCTTCGATTCCCCCTGCCGACGACTGGACGCACAGCCAGAAGCTCGCCTACGAGAAAGAAACCTTCGGCTTCTATCTCACCAGTCACCCCCTCACCGAGTTTGCCGACGAACTCGCCACGATGGCCGCACATACCGTGGCCGACCTGCGGGATCTGGACGACGGTAAGGAAGTCTCCGTCGGCGGAATGATCTCGTCGATCAAGAAGGCTGCCACCAAAAAGCCGTCGCGCAACGGCAACAGCCGCTACGTCAACTTCGATCTCGAGGATGCCTCCGGCGTCGTCCGCTGCATCATGTGGCCCGACGACTACGCGCGAGTCGGCGAGAAGGTGGTGTCTGACGCGATCGTGATCATCAAGGGACGGATCGACGCCCGCGGACGCGAACCGAACCTGATCGTCAACAAACTGCTCACCCTCGAAGAAGCCGAAAAGACCTTCACCAAGCAGGTCGCAATCAAGTTCCGCCGCGGCTACCACACCGAAATGGACATGCGACGCGTCAACGACATTCTCGCCCGACACCCGGGCAAGACGCCGGTCGTGCTCGTCGTCGAAACCTGGCCTGAAGAAGCACCGTCGGACGATCCGGCCAACGGGAATGGCAATGGAAACGGCACTGCCACGCTGGCTCCGCCGGCTCCCCCGAAGACAAACAAGCGGCTGCGATGCTTCCTCTCGACGCAGGCAGCCGTCTCGGCCAAACCGGAACTGAAGAAAGAGCTGACCGAAGCGCTGGGTGAGGGAAGCTTCCGGTTCACGGCGGAACCTGGGGGCCGCGACTGA
- a CDS encoding HD-GYP domain-containing protein — protein sequence MGFLRKHCPGQARAVLILCTVNALILLLGLALRSGLQVALESALLQYEQRETGNVGDQLSPRGEQEVGWSVFAFSLIAIGGSQILATCFFVQKHLENQAQRSTQQHEEMLLSARELERTRDAVIFGLAKLAESRDPDTGRHLERISLYATRLAAALRRHPSYRAEVTPAFVKSIGISSVLHDIGKVGIEDSILLHPGKLSPEQRQQMQVHTTLGGECILEIERRLGDSGFLRMAREIAFAHHERWDGKGYPNGLKGDQIPLAARIVAIADVYDALSVRRVYKPPMPHEFCVNEIRNNAGTQFDPQLVDVFLSISDQFRDIVNQFGDETATDGRVTAAQERLLDSIVGDGAATAQKHSPTPLYASGDGVSAGRV from the coding sequence ATGGGTTTTCTACGCAAGCACTGTCCCGGCCAGGCCCGGGCCGTGTTGATTCTCTGTACGGTCAACGCGCTGATTCTTCTGCTGGGTCTCGCCCTGCGGAGCGGGCTCCAGGTCGCTCTGGAGTCGGCGCTGCTGCAGTACGAGCAGCGGGAAACCGGCAACGTCGGCGACCAACTTTCTCCCCGCGGCGAGCAGGAGGTCGGCTGGTCAGTTTTCGCCTTCAGTCTGATCGCGATCGGCGGATCCCAGATCCTCGCAACCTGCTTCTTCGTCCAGAAGCATCTGGAGAATCAGGCACAGCGGTCCACGCAACAGCACGAGGAAATGCTGCTCTCCGCCCGCGAGCTCGAACGCACGCGAGATGCGGTCATCTTCGGGCTGGCCAAACTGGCCGAATCCCGAGATCCGGATACCGGCAGACACCTCGAGCGGATCAGCCTGTACGCAACGCGGCTCGCCGCGGCATTACGTCGTCACCCCAGTTACCGGGCCGAAGTGACGCCGGCGTTCGTGAAGTCAATCGGCATCAGTTCGGTACTGCATGACATCGGCAAGGTGGGCATCGAAGACTCGATCCTGCTGCACCCCGGCAAGCTCAGTCCCGAACAGCGGCAGCAGATGCAGGTGCACACCACCCTCGGTGGCGAATGCATCCTCGAAATTGAGCGGCGGCTGGGTGACTCGGGTTTCCTCCGCATGGCCCGGGAAATTGCTTTCGCCCATCACGAACGGTGGGACGGCAAGGGATATCCCAACGGCCTGAAGGGAGACCAGATCCCGCTCGCGGCACGCATCGTCGCGATTGCCGATGTGTACGACGCCCTGTCGGTCCGACGCGTCTACAAGCCACCGATGCCGCACGAGTTCTGCGTGAACGAGATCCGGAACAACGCGGGGACCCAGTTCGATCCCCAGCTGGTCGATGTATTCCTGTCGATCAGTGACCAGTTCCGGGACATCGTCAACCAGTTTGGAGACGAGACCGCGACCGATGGTCGAGTGACGGCCGCGCAGGAACGGCTGCTCGATTCCATTGTCGGCGACGGCGCCGCGACAGCGCAGAAACACTCGCCGACGCCGCTGTACGCGTCGGGCGACGGCGTGTCTGCGGGACGCGTCTGA